The DNA sequence GAAATGTGAAGGTATCAAAGGCTACTTCTGGAACTCGTTCCAAATGGTGATTCCTGCGGTTGCGATTTCAACATTGTTGGGTGCATTCAATGGTTATGTAGTGACGAAATGGCAATTCCGAGGCTCGAATCTGTTCTTCAGCTTGCTGTTGTTTGGTTGCTTCATCCCATTTCAAGTGGTGTTGTTACCAATGGCAACCATGCTCGGCAAGATGGGGCTAGCGAACACAACTATCGGCTTGGTGATTGTGCACGTTATCTACGGCATGGCGTTTACCACTCTGTTTTTCCGTAACTTCTACATCTCGATTCCTGATGAATTGATCAAGGCGGCAAAACTCGATGGTGCTGGCTTCTTTACGATTTTCTTCAAGATCTTAATACCGATCTCGACACCAATCATTATGGTGACGGTGATCTGGCAGTTCACCGCGATTTGGAATGACTTCTTGTTCGGAGTGGTCTATTCCGGCTCAGATACTCAGCCGATCACTGTGGCATTAAACAACCTAGTCAACACCAGCACTGGCGTGAAAGAATATAACGTCGACATGGCTGCCGCGATCATCGCCGCACTGCCAACGCTGTTGGTGTATGTCTTCGCAGGAAAATATTTTGTTCGTGGCCTAACGGCAGGATCAGTAAAAGGATAATTACCCATGGCAACATTAGATTTAAAACAGATCCGTAAAACCTATCGCAACGCGGACAACGAAACGTTAAAGGGCATCGACATCAGTATCGATTCGGGGGAATTTTTGATACTTGTCGGCCCTTCGGGGTGTGGGAAATCCACCTTGATGAACACCATCGCTGGGCTAGAGAATATTAGCTCGGGTGAGATTGTAATTGATGGCATAGACGTGGCGCAGGTTGAACCTAAAGATCGCGATATCGCGATGGTATTCCAGTCGTACGCGCTTTATCCAAACATGACGGTACGCGGCAATATCGCTTTCGGTTTGAAGATCCGCAAGATGCCGCAACAAGAGATCGAGGCTGAGGTTAATCGAGTGGCAGAAATGCTGCAAATCGAACAGTTGCTTGATCGTAAACCGTCGCAACTTTCTGGTGGTCAGCGTCAACGTGTCGCGATGGGACGTGCTCTAGCTCGTCGTCCTAAGCTGTATCTGTTTGATGAGCCGCTTTCTAACTTGGATGCCAAGCTGCGTGTTGAGATGCGTCATCAGATTAAACGTCTGCACCAGAAGCTGAATACCACGATTGTTTATGTAACCCATGATCAAATCGAAGCGATGACTCTGGCTGATCGCATCGCAGTAATGAAAGACGGTGAACTGCAGCAGTTAGGCACACCACAAGAGATCTACACCAAGCCAAACAATATGTTTGTGGCTGGCTTTATGGGGTCACCGTCAATGAACTTCATTAAAACCATGGTGGACTTGGATGAGGAACAGAATCCGATTATTAAAGTGGTCGGTACCGCAGATCAAGAACACCATATTCGTTTGCCACAAAGTATGCGCGACCAAGACGGCAAAGAATTGGTGATAGGGCTGCGTCCTGAGCACATTACCGAGCAGCAGGGTGACGATGTTTCTGCCTCTACAAAGCTAGACTTACAGCTAGAGGTATTGGAACCGACAGGGCCAGATACTATTGCGATGGTTAAAGTGAACGACCAAGAAGTCGCGTGTCGCTTATCGCCAGAATTTGAAGTGTCGGTTGGGCAAATGGCACCGCTTCATTTTGATTTATCAAAGGCGGTATTCTTCGATGCTCAAACCGAAGCGAGAATCGATTTCTAACTTCTAGTTGCTGAGTTAGTTTAACAATCAAAGTTCATGTCTAAATCAAAGGCAGTATCACCAACTAGTAATAAGTAATGTGATGCTGTCTTTTTCGTTGTCTATACTTGCTTTTTATTCCTTATAAAAACAGAGGGGTAAACGATATATATGCTTCTACTGCAATAATATCGTGATTTAGTATCCCTTAGCTCTATAAAGCTGACGTAGAAACGCGTAGGATCACACTACTTTAGATCAAATACTAGGTTGCACTTTGGTGCATAGACAGAATAAAACATGAAACTAACAGCAAAACCAGCGGCGAATAACGCTTTACTTATTTCTATTACGACACCGGATTTTAAAGGTGACGAAGCAAAAGAGTCTCTTGCCGAACTTGCTCGCTTAGTGTCAACCCTAGGGTTTAAAGTCGTCGGTACGCAATCGCAACACCATAGTTCATCTCAACGACAGAATGTGTTGGGTGCAGGTAAGCTTGCCGAAATTGCACATCTAACTGGTTACCAAGGCTCTATTGAAGAAGCTGAAGATGAAGATTTTATTGATGAGTCGTTTGATTTTAGTTCTGAAATCGATGAGCTAGATTTTGATGATCTTCCAACGGGCAACTTCCAATACGGTGCCGCTGATGTTGTGGTATTTGACTGTGATTTAAGCCCATCTCAAATGCGTACTGTTGAGGCGAGTTTGGGTGTGGAAGTATTTGACCGTACTGGCATCATCATCGAAATCTTCAGCCGCCACGCTCGTACTCGTACTGCTCGTCTGCAAGTTGATATCGCTCGTCTAAACTACTTAGTACCACGACTGCGTGAAACGGCTGAGGGTGATAAAGAGCGTCAAATGGGTCAGGGCGCAGGTGAAACTTCACTAGAGCTAGACCGTCGTAACGTACGTGACCAAATTGCTGCGCTTAAGCGTGAGCTAGTAAGCGTACAAGATGAAATGAAGACCAGACGCACAAGGCGCGCGGAGCTTTTCACTGTTGCTTTAGTTGGCTACACCAATGCCGGTAAATCTTCGATGATGCGTGCAATGACCGCAACCGAAGTGGTGGGTGAAGATAAACTGTTCGCAACGCTAGATACTACGGTTCGTGCACTTCAGCCAATTACTCAGCCACGTATCTTGGTTTCAGACACGGTTGGTTTCATCAAGAAACTGCCACATGATCTGGTTGCTTCATTCCACTCAACGCTAGCAGAAGCGCATGATGCTTCACTGCTTTTGTATGTGGTTGATGCTTCTGACGTATCGTTCCGAGCTCAGCTTGATGTCGTACACGACGTATTAGCACAAGTGGGCGTTGAAGGTAGCGAAAAACTATTAGTGCTGAATAAGTGCGATAGATTGACTGAAGAACAGCAATTAGAGCTGATCGAAGAATTCCCAGATGCAATGCTAACGTCGACTCGTGATCCGTTAGATATCACGAAACTGCACAAGTACATCGTTGGTGTTGCTGAAGAAGGCATGATCGAAGAAGAGATCACTATCCCTTATTCTGGACAAGGCATCATCGGTGAGATTCGCTCAAACATGAGTGTGGTTAAAGAAGAGTACGACTACGAACACATCAAATTAACGGTTCGTTCAAGCGCCATTGATTTAGCGCGACTGAAAAAGCGTATGCAAAACTCTTAATCGTCTATCAAATTTAGATAAGAACACCTAAAGAAAAAGCGACCTAAGTGGTCGCTTTTTTTATTCGTTGAGCCTAGCTAATTTAAGTTTAGCTAAGTCATGAGTCACTTAAGCCATTCTTTGAGTTGGCTTCCAGCGTGCTAGCTCTGGATCAAGCTTGATGCCTTGTGAGGTCAGCAAGTTAATGCGAGCCAAGTAGGCTGCGCCATGCATTAGGTGTTTTGCTAGATCAACGGCATTACGCTGTTGGTAATCGTCTAGATAGCTGTCTTTTGCCCATGCGTTGAATGCGCCAAGTGCAGGGCCTGCCCATACTTGGTAATCCATTTCACGACCTTGTTCACCTGTATTTGACCAACGGCTAGAAAGCCCTAAGTACCAACGGAAGATCAACGCCATCTTACGTTTCGGGTTGCCTTCAGCACGTTCGATCTGTTTAGGGTCGCGCTCGTTAAAATGCGCCACAGTTCCCGCCCAAATGTCATCCAGTGTTGCACGGAATACTTGCTTCTCTAACTTTAGGCGTTCTTCTGCTGGAATCGCTTCAATTGAATCGTAACGCGTGTATAGCTCGTATAGCTTGTTTGCACGCATTGGGAACAAGGTGCCGCGTTTAACCACTTGCAGTTTCACTCCCATTTCGAACATGTCTGCCGCCGGGGCCATAGTCACGTCAGCCATTTCAGTTGTCGAAAGCAGCTTACGTGTGTGTTCGCTCGCGCCAGCCTCAATACACGCTTGGTTGATTGAACCGGTAACAATGTAAGCCGCGCCCATGTTAAACGTCGCTAGAGCAGCGTCAGGCGTACCTACGCCACCACCACAACCGACACGTAGTGGAGTTTTGAATTGGTACTGTGCTTGGATTTGCTCTTTCAGGGCAAGAATCGTTGGCAGTAGGGTAACCAGTGGACGGTTATCGGTGTGACCACCAGAATCGGCTTCTGCGGTAATGTCATCAGCCATAGGAACCAGTTGTGCCAGTTCCATCTGTTCTGCTGTGATTCGACCTTCATCAACCAGAGCTTGCAGCATTTTGATAGGAGCCGGCTGCATGAACTTACTCGCGACTTCAGTACGGCTAACCTTAGCAATAACCTTGTTGCCAATCTGAATCTCACCTTGTGCATCGCGACTAAGGCCTGCTGCACGGTAGTGAACGATTTGCGGTGTTAAACCTAAGAATGCTGAAGCCTCAACCGTTTTTACTTGGTGCTTCAAAAACAGCTCTACACTGCCGCGCTCTAGTGCAGGTTCACTTGGGCTGTGAATCAGGTTAAACGCGTAAGGGCCGTTTGGTAGTGCTGCTTGAATACGGTTGATCGCTTGCTCAACGCGAGATGGGATTAAACCCGCCGCGCCAAAGGAACAAAGAATGCCAGCCTGACCAAGCGCAATCACCAACTCTTCTGATGAGATGCCGTTTGCCATTGCGCCCGCATAGTAAGCGTATTTTACGCCGTGGCAGCGACGAAAATCTTCGTCGCCTAAGCTTTGTGTACCAAGAGCGGGAGCAAAGGCGCTAACAGGTTGGCTGTTTGCAGCGCTTGCTGTATCGCCCGATGCAATCTCTGCTTGTTGGCTAACGCCTAAACCTTTTTCTGGGTGGTTCACTACGTAACAAGCAAGGCTTAAATCTTTTAAGATTGTCGACATTACTGCGTTATCGAAATGAGTAGTGCTCCCTTCAACCTGCCAAGGCCACGGAGATAGCTTTTCGTTATTGATTGTAGTTTGAGTTGTCATACTAAATTCTTTCCTAATTCTCTGTCTCTAATGGCGGCTTATGCTTTATCGATAACAGGAGCTTCTTCGATACAAATTGCGATGTCTTTCACTTCATAAATACGCAGACCATCTTTGCTCAGGTTTGCGTCGCCAACGATGATGCGTTTGCCGTCTTCGTCTTTGATTGCAGTGATGTGTACATCCAGTGACATCTGTTTGTTCAGAGGGTTAATCTGACCACGGTATTTCCATTTCACTTCAGATTGGATTTGGCCAAATTTCGGATTGCGGAAGCCAGCGCCAAGATCTTTGTTTAGTGCGTAGGTTTGCATTAACTCGATGATCGCTTCGACACCTAGAGAACCTGGCATTACCGGGTCTTGATGGAAGTGGAACTGGAAGAACCAATCACTTGGGTCAATCGTACGCTCAGCGTATAGGTAACCCAGACCGTCTTTACCACCATCGCTAGTGATCTGCACTGTATCGATGAAGTTCAAACGACCGCCAGCCAGTTGGTAGTGCTCTTGCACTTCACCAGTAGCAGAAACAGGTGCATTAAAGTAACGACTCGTTTTGTCTAGCAAGTTGATGTTTACGTCTGGCGTGCGATTGTTATCAACGTGCCATGCGTGAGTCACTTTACCGTTGTCCAAACCTAATTGGTCTTTCAGTGCCGCGCCTTTGAAATAACCAAATACTGCCGTACCTTGGTAGAAAGGCACGCCGTCAGTACTCAGTTCGAAGCTGAAGCTCTGTACGATGTTGGTGCCCATCATTACTGTTGAAAGCAGACGAGAATCGTTGGTGATCGTTTTGCCACGCAAGTCGACGTTACGCAGCATTTTGCCGCTACCATCTAGGTTACGGAAAAACAGTTCTTCACCTGGGAAGCCCAGTGTTGTACCCATGTAGCCTGAGATGAAGCCATTTGGCTGCAGTGAAATCTCCATCAATACCGAGTAAGGCATCAAGGTCTGGTGGCTGTTTTCATCAAAGTACCATGCGTATTCTGGCACTTCGTATTCTGCAATACACGATGAAGGCTTCTTGAAGTCGCCACGCTTACCGTCGATCTCAACGACACGAGTGGTTAGCTGTAGGTCGCCACACGGAGTACGTGGTGGAATCATGCCACGGTAGATAGAGAAATCAGGACCGAAACATTTCTCGATATCACCCGTTGCGAACTCGAACATGTGATAAGGCGTGAACGGAACTGTGTCTGGCGTGCGGTTCGGGTAATCAGGCGTTACCGGAGCTTCAACGTGTTGAAGTGGAACTACACCTTTGTTTGGCGCTGTTGCTAGGTCTTCAATTTGAGCCATTAAGGGCGCATTAACTGAAGCCTGTTGGTTAACCGCTGGTGTTTGAGCGATGTGCTGAACTTCATTCTGCAACGCAGGTGTTGTGATAACCGTTTCATTTAGCGTTGGATTGACGGTTTCAGTTGTCTCTAAAGAAGGCAGGTAACGAGTACATTCGTCGTCTTCTTTGATCATCACACCCAAGTTTTGGAAATCAACAATCACTTTGCCGTTCAGCAAAATATCGATGTTAGCTTTCGCGTATGGGCGAGGGCTTAGACCAATCTCAGTTACTTCCATGCGGTAAGTCAGTTCTGCCGATTGTGGTAGAACTTGACCACGACAACGCACTTGTTGAGGGGCATTTTCAAGAGGTTGGAAACGACCATTTTGAACAAGCGTGTGCATGCCAAGATGCATCATGAAGAATTGAAGCAGTTGACCACAACCTTCTGCCATCAAAGAGCCAGCCATTACTGAGTCATCTTTGAAGTGACAAGGGAAGTACCAGTGCTCAGGCTCTAGCTGCTTGTGACCTTCAATCAGACCAAGTCCCCATGTGCCGCCTTGCGGTTCAACACGGCTAACCTTTTCGATCATCATGAACTTCTCTGAGCTGAAGCATAGAGAAGGCTGGTGGCTATTGGATTGGTGAGTTGGGCCAAAACATTCTGCAATGTTGGCAGTCAGTAGATGACGCAGTTCTTGGTGGTTAAACTGGGTTTTAGGACAGTGCAACATAGGGTTGAAGCGTTGCTTAGTGGCAAGTTTACGAGCCTTGATTTCATCTTCAGTGTGAATCACACCTTTGCCATCTGCTAGCTCTTCATCAGTGAAGAAGCCCGCACAGCCGTTATCCATTTTCAGGATCATCTTGTCGCCAACGAAACACTCGTACGAGAAGAAGAACAGCAATGTATCGCCATTGCGAGCAAAGTTGTTGATTGAGATATCGTAACGCAGCGTATCGCCACCACGAGGCAAGTCGCCAAGGAAGGTAAGCGTACAATCAAGCAGGCGATAAACACGCTCGCCTTTGTTTTCGAAATCAATGCCTAAGTAGCTGATCAGCATTAGGTCACACTGACCAGATTCAACCGCTACTGCCCAAGGGATCTGACCATCAACAAGATACGGCGCATCAACTGGGATGTCGTATTCGGTGGTCATTGTGCTTGGCTTGTACTCGTTAATGGTCGCGTTGAGCTTAGTCACACGAGATACCAATAGGTAATCGGTGGTTGGTAAACGAACGCGGCGCGAGTAGCTATCGATGATCGCGTAATCAGGACCAAATACGTTGGCGATGTCGCCTTCAGCGTATTCAACCAGGTCATCATAATCCCAGATACATGGCTTACGGATAGGTTTTACTGGTGCTGGCGTCGCAAGTACGTTTACTGGTGTTGACTGAACCTGAACTGGTTGAGCTTGAACAGGCTGAGCTGATGTTTGCTGACCAGTCGTTTGTTGACCATTTTTTTGTTGGCTAGTCGTTTGTTGAATCAGGGCATTGCTATCTAAACCAGATGTAACTGCGTTTAGCTGCGCTTTTAATAGTGCATCAGCCATTTGCATGCCTTGGGCACGAGTGTGCAAGAATGCTTTGTGTACTTGCTGCGCTGCTTGCTGGTTTTGAGCAAACGCTTGGTTGTGTGGTGCTACAGATGGTTGTGATGCTGCATCCGTATTAGCGTCGATATTCGATACGCCATTTTTAGCGGATAGGACATGAGTCATATTGCTGTGGTTACCTGTTAGCTGACTGTGGCGAGTTGGCGCCAGAGTAGGTGATACTGATGTAGGAGTTTCGATTACTGGCTCTACCGCGTTCTGCGTTAGTGCTTTCTTCTCTAACTCTTTTTGCGCAAGGGCTGCTTGAATGCTTGCTGTCGTTGGAACCGACGCCACTCTTGCTGCTTGTTTACCAGAAGCTTTCTGTTGAATCGTTGCTAAGTTAGTCACTGGGGTTTGGGCAATATGTTGATAGATATCGCGACCACCAAGAGTCACTTGCTTAACCAATTGACGTTTAGCATCGTTCGCCAGTTCATTGCTTAAACGAACCGATAGTGATTGAGATTCAACACTCGATTGGCTTAGCAACAGCTGTGAACATTGACCTTCACTGATGTTGGCAATAATCGCGCTCTTAGAGCTGACATTTGGATTCAGAGACTCAAGGTTCAGGTTGAGCAGGCCGTGTAGCAGGCTCGCCATGCCAGAGGCTGCAGAGCAATGACCAACACGTTGACTCGCTTGAGTCGTCTTGGTAACCCCTAAGTTGAGAGGTACAAGCTCGTGTGATGAAGTCTCTGGTGCATGGTTAAGCTCAAGCAGAGAAACATCGTTCGAGCTCATACCGACTTGAGTCAGTAACTCATCAAC is a window from the Vibrio splendidus genome containing:
- a CDS encoding carbohydrate ABC transporter permease, whose translation is MMNNINFARIFIYSALLFFCLVYLMPLFVMALTSFKTLPDIKAGNLMSLPKEWVFDAWYKAWDTACTGVKCEGIKGYFWNSFQMVIPAVAISTLLGAFNGYVVTKWQFRGSNLFFSLLLFGCFIPFQVVLLPMATMLGKMGLANTTIGLVIVHVIYGMAFTTLFFRNFYISIPDELIKAAKLDGAGFFTIFFKILIPISTPIIMVTVIWQFTAIWNDFLFGVVYSGSDTQPITVALNNLVNTSTGVKEYNVDMAAAIIAALPTLLVYVFAGKYFVRGLTAGSVKG
- a CDS encoding ABC transporter ATP-binding protein — its product is MATLDLKQIRKTYRNADNETLKGIDISIDSGEFLILVGPSGCGKSTLMNTIAGLENISSGEIVIDGIDVAQVEPKDRDIAMVFQSYALYPNMTVRGNIAFGLKIRKMPQQEIEAEVNRVAEMLQIEQLLDRKPSQLSGGQRQRVAMGRALARRPKLYLFDEPLSNLDAKLRVEMRHQIKRLHQKLNTTIVYVTHDQIEAMTLADRIAVMKDGELQQLGTPQEIYTKPNNMFVAGFMGSPSMNFIKTMVDLDEEQNPIIKVVGTADQEHHIRLPQSMRDQDGKELVIGLRPEHITEQQGDDVSASTKLDLQLEVLEPTGPDTIAMVKVNDQEVACRLSPEFEVSVGQMAPLHFDLSKAVFFDAQTEARIDF
- the hflX gene encoding GTPase HflX gives rise to the protein MKLTAKPAANNALLISITTPDFKGDEAKESLAELARLVSTLGFKVVGTQSQHHSSSQRQNVLGAGKLAEIAHLTGYQGSIEEAEDEDFIDESFDFSSEIDELDFDDLPTGNFQYGAADVVVFDCDLSPSQMRTVEASLGVEVFDRTGIIIEIFSRHARTRTARLQVDIARLNYLVPRLRETAEGDKERQMGQGAGETSLELDRRNVRDQIAALKRELVSVQDEMKTRRTRRAELFTVALVGYTNAGKSSMMRAMTATEVVGEDKLFATLDTTVRALQPITQPRILVSDTVGFIKKLPHDLVASFHSTLAEAHDASLLLYVVDASDVSFRAQLDVVHDVLAQVGVEGSEKLLVLNKCDRLTEEQQLELIEEFPDAMLTSTRDPLDITKLHKYIVGVAEEGMIEEEITIPYSGQGIIGEIRSNMSVVKEEYDYEHIKLTVRSSAIDLARLKKRMQNS
- the pfaD gene encoding eicosapentaenoate synthase subunit PfaD gives rise to the protein MTTQTTINNEKLSPWPWQVEGSTTHFDNAVMSTILKDLSLACYVVNHPEKGLGVSQQAEIASGDTASAANSQPVSAFAPALGTQSLGDEDFRRCHGVKYAYYAGAMANGISSEELVIALGQAGILCSFGAAGLIPSRVEQAINRIQAALPNGPYAFNLIHSPSEPALERGSVELFLKHQVKTVEASAFLGLTPQIVHYRAAGLSRDAQGEIQIGNKVIAKVSRTEVASKFMQPAPIKMLQALVDEGRITAEQMELAQLVPMADDITAEADSGGHTDNRPLVTLLPTILALKEQIQAQYQFKTPLRVGCGGGVGTPDAALATFNMGAAYIVTGSINQACIEAGASEHTRKLLSTTEMADVTMAPAADMFEMGVKLQVVKRGTLFPMRANKLYELYTRYDSIEAIPAEERLKLEKQVFRATLDDIWAGTVAHFNERDPKQIERAEGNPKRKMALIFRWYLGLSSRWSNTGEQGREMDYQVWAGPALGAFNAWAKDSYLDDYQQRNAVDLAKHLMHGAAYLARINLLTSQGIKLDPELARWKPTQRMA
- a CDS encoding beta-ketoacyl synthase N-terminal-like domain-containing protein, encoding MSSQSNQAQNKQQVKCNKIAIVGIANQYPEADTPKDFWQNLLDKKDSRTTLSAEKLGAKPESYQGVQGESDRFYCDKGGYIENFNFDSNGYRLTAESFNGVDQSFLWALDTSRKALVDAGIDLNADILERTGVIMGALSFPTTRSNDLFLPMYHSVVEKALQAKLANDQFSLLPTNETAQDLNPINGAAAHNASKLVADALGLGNVQLSLDAACASSVYSLKLACDYLNTGKADMMLAGAVSGADPFFINMGFSIFHAYPDHGVSVPFDSNSKGLFAGEGAGVLVLKRLADAERDGDNIYAVVSGIGLSNDGRGQFVLSPNSKGQVQAFERAYEASNLTPDSIEVIECHATGTPLGDKVELTSMERFFADKLNGSNPPLIGSAKSNLGHLLTAAGMPGIMKMIFAMKEGVLPPSINLDKPLSSPEGLFGSQTLPTQVQPWPSKAGNSERCAGVSVFGFGGCNAHLLLEAYSDTSHVNQTLESASPSLQPSNLSITGLASHFGSLQSINALSTAIETNNDAFIALPKKRWKGLDQHPELLSQFGLHGIPNGAYIDQFDLDFLRFKVPPNEDDRLISQQLLLMKVADEAIKDAKLVAGQKVAVLVAMETELEMHQFRGRVNLHSQLADSFANMGIELTQDEYQSLETIAMDSVMDAAKLNQYTSFIGNIMASRISSLWDFNGPAFTISAAEQSVARCIDVAQNLMSQESMDAVVIAAVDLSGSAEHVILKNSVSPVSLAPKFGQPQDGSWNVGEGAGAIVLVEENRVASDQDTAYGSINALAFGSSECNNAVVDELLTQVGMSSNDVSLLELNHAPETSSHELVPLNLGVTKTTQASQRVGHCSAASGMASLLHGLLNLNLESLNPNVSSKSAIIANISEGQCSQLLLSQSSVESQSLSVRLSNELANDAKRQLVKQVTLGGRDIYQHIAQTPVTNLATIQQKASGKQAARVASVPTTASIQAALAQKELEKKALTQNAVEPVIETPTSVSPTLAPTRHSQLTGNHSNMTHVLSAKNGVSNIDANTDAASQPSVAPHNQAFAQNQQAAQQVHKAFLHTRAQGMQMADALLKAQLNAVTSGLDSNALIQQTTSQQKNGQQTTGQQTSAQPVQAQPVQVQSTPVNVLATPAPVKPIRKPCIWDYDDLVEYAEGDIANVFGPDYAIIDSYSRRVRLPTTDYLLVSRVTKLNATINEYKPSTMTTEYDIPVDAPYLVDGQIPWAVAVESGQCDLMLISYLGIDFENKGERVYRLLDCTLTFLGDLPRGGDTLRYDISINNFARNGDTLLFFFSYECFVGDKMILKMDNGCAGFFTDEELADGKGVIHTEDEIKARKLATKQRFNPMLHCPKTQFNHQELRHLLTANIAECFGPTHQSNSHQPSLCFSSEKFMMIEKVSRVEPQGGTWGLGLIEGHKQLEPEHWYFPCHFKDDSVMAGSLMAEGCGQLLQFFMMHLGMHTLVQNGRFQPLENAPQQVRCRGQVLPQSAELTYRMEVTEIGLSPRPYAKANIDILLNGKVIVDFQNLGVMIKEDDECTRYLPSLETTETVNPTLNETVITTPALQNEVQHIAQTPAVNQQASVNAPLMAQIEDLATAPNKGVVPLQHVEAPVTPDYPNRTPDTVPFTPYHMFEFATGDIEKCFGPDFSIYRGMIPPRTPCGDLQLTTRVVEIDGKRGDFKKPSSCIAEYEVPEYAWYFDENSHQTLMPYSVLMEISLQPNGFISGYMGTTLGFPGEELFFRNLDGSGKMLRNVDLRGKTITNDSRLLSTVMMGTNIVQSFSFELSTDGVPFYQGTAVFGYFKGAALKDQLGLDNGKVTHAWHVDNNRTPDVNINLLDKTSRYFNAPVSATGEVQEHYQLAGGRLNFIDTVQITSDGGKDGLGYLYAERTIDPSDWFFQFHFHQDPVMPGSLGVEAIIELMQTYALNKDLGAGFRNPKFGQIQSEVKWKYRGQINPLNKQMSLDVHITAIKDEDGKRIIVGDANLSKDGLRIYEVKDIAICIEEAPVIDKA